A part of Terriglobales bacterium genomic DNA contains:
- a CDS encoding segregation/condensation protein A, translating to GQMIDYLRRRLLLEDKPLRLKRLLQPMQSRNALICTFLALLELVRLQAILLRQDKVFGEVFIKKHENFEAVMAEGAAVRDDWK from the coding sequence GGGCAAATGATCGATTATCTGCGTCGCCGTCTGCTGCTCGAAGACAAACCGCTGCGGTTGAAGCGTCTGCTGCAGCCAATGCAATCACGCAACGCTCTGATCTGCACGTTTCTAGCACTGCTCGAACTCGTGAGGCTGCAAGCCATTCTTCTTCGACAGGACAAAGTCTTTGGAGAAGTCTTTATCAAGAAGCACGAGAACTTTGAAGCCGTGATGGCTGAAGGAGCCGCCGTTCGGGACGACTGGAAGTAA